In Candidatus Nomurabacteria bacterium, the following proteins share a genomic window:
- a CDS encoding ATP-dependent Clp protease proteolytic subunit: MDIVNDWFDAKNILTLTGAITSEKTSNLASKMLEFQIKSELKETTTEPLVLLINSGGGDIISALKLCDVIKYVIKKPVKGIVVGSCHSAATLILLSCEIKVCLPYSDFLLHSNSVARVTASTEEELSQLREDLILTRKTILSYYEKTLKLNVVEIEKLMNKGDQTFNRYISPTEALSIGFIDVIQHENINIF; encoded by the coding sequence ATGGACATAGTAAATGATTGGTTTGATGCAAAAAATATCTTAACCTTAACAGGAGCAATAACCTCAGAAAAAACTAGCAACTTAGCCAGCAAAATGCTGGAGTTTCAAATTAAATCTGAATTAAAAGAAACTACAACAGAACCATTAGTATTACTTATAAACAGTGGTGGTGGCGATATCATTTCAGCTTTAAAACTTTGTGACGTAATTAAATATGTTATTAAAAAACCTGTCAAAGGTATCGTAGTTGGCAGTTGTCATTCTGCAGCTACTTTGATTTTGCTGAGCTGTGAAATCAAAGTATGTCTACCTTATTCAGATTTTTTACTTCATTCCAACAGCGTAGCAAGAGTTACCGCCAGTACAGAAGAAGAATTAAGTCAACTACGAGAAGATTTGATTCTTACACGCAAAACCATTCTTTCGTATTACGAAAAAACCCTGAAGCTTAATGTTGTTGAAATTGAAAAGTTGATGAATAAAGGAGATCAGACCTTTAATCGCTATATTTCACCCACAGAGGCGCTAAGTATAGGATTTATTGATGTAATTCAGCATGAAAACATCAATATATTTTGA
- the argS gene encoding arginine--tRNA ligase has product MGAHFPAALEGQIEYVDRIEIAGPGFLNFYLSRDFFTAEIARINNSPEEWGKSDSWAGKKVLVEYTDPNPFKEFHIGHMFTNAVGESIARLFMMNGADTKCVNYQGDVGLHVANAIWGMKKIGIDRDQEFSARELGQAYALGATAYKEDETAQAEIRDINKKVYERSDEEINKLYDAGRRVSLEYFETIYQTLGTKFDSYFFESETGPLGKEIVVSHPEIFPESDGARIFRGEDHGLHTRVFLNKEGLPTYEAKELALAKLKEDRLGEYDLSVVSTANEINEYFKVLKKALSFIYPDLAEKTEHIGHGMVRLTTGKMSSRTGDVIAANDFIDDVTETALAKIAEGKTEPNGELAKDVAIAAIKYSTLRGSILQDSIFDKEKALSFEGDSGPYLQYTHARIASVLEKAETAGLAENIANAPDTPYQVERIIYQFPEVIEIALQERAPHKVVGYLTELAGEFNSFYGKEKIADTTDEHAPYKIALAKAVKTTLKNGLWVLGIKAPERM; this is encoded by the coding sequence TTGGGGGCCCATTTCCCCGCGGCGCTCGAAGGTCAAATCGAGTACGTCGACCGAATCGAGATCGCTGGTCCTGGTTTTCTAAACTTCTATTTAAGTCGCGATTTTTTCACAGCGGAAATCGCTCGTATCAATAACTCACCGGAAGAGTGGGGGAAGAGTGATTCATGGGCTGGTAAGAAGGTGCTAGTGGAATACACTGACCCCAACCCTTTTAAAGAATTTCATATTGGACATATGTTTACCAATGCGGTAGGTGAAAGTATTGCTCGTTTATTTATGATGAACGGGGCTGACACCAAGTGTGTGAACTACCAAGGGGATGTTGGACTTCATGTAGCCAACGCCATCTGGGGAATGAAGAAAATTGGTATTGATAGAGATCAAGAATTTTCGGCTCGCGAGCTTGGTCAGGCTTATGCTCTCGGGGCAACCGCATATAAGGAAGATGAGACAGCTCAAGCAGAAATTCGTGATATCAATAAAAAAGTCTACGAACGGTCTGATGAAGAAATAAATAAGTTATATGACGCTGGACGACGTGTGTCTCTAGAGTATTTTGAAACTATTTACCAGACTTTAGGTACTAAGTTCGATAGTTATTTTTTTGAAAGCGAAACCGGTCCGTTAGGGAAGGAGATTGTAGTATCTCACCCTGAAATATTTCCCGAAAGTGATGGGGCGAGAATCTTTAGAGGTGAAGATCACGGTCTTCACACTCGGGTGTTTTTAAATAAAGAAGGTTTGCCGACTTATGAAGCCAAAGAATTGGCCTTAGCAAAACTTAAGGAAGATCGACTAGGTGAATATGATCTATCGGTGGTTAGTACTGCCAATGAGATAAATGAATATTTCAAGGTTTTGAAAAAAGCTCTAAGTTTTATTTATCCAGACTTAGCTGAAAAGACTGAGCATATAGGGCATGGGATGGTACGCCTAACGACTGGAAAAATGTCTTCTCGGACTGGAGATGTGATAGCGGCCAATGATTTTATTGATGATGTAACAGAAACTGCTTTGGCAAAAATAGCCGAAGGAAAAACTGAGCCAAATGGAGAGCTAGCTAAAGACGTTGCTATCGCGGCTATTAAATACAGTACTTTGCGAGGAAGTATTTTGCAGGACTCAATTTTTGATAAAGAAAAAGCTCTGTCTTTTGAAGGGGATTCTGGTCCGTACTTGCAATACACACACGCGCGTATTGCAAGTGTCTTGGAAAAAGCTGAAACGGCTGGCTTGGCAGAAAATATCGCTAATGCACCTGATACTCCGTATCAAGTTGAGCGAATTATTTACCAATTCCCAGAAGTGATTGAGATAGCGCTACAAGAGCGAGCGCCGCATAAAGTAGTGGGGTATTTGACCGAACTAGCTGGTGAATTCAACTCTTTCTACGGCAAAGAAAAAATTGCTGACACGACCGACGAGCATGCTCCGTACAAGATCGCTTTAGCTAAAGCGGTAAAAACTACTCTCAAAAACGGTCTTTGGGTCTTGGGTATCAAAGCCCCGGAGAGAATGTAA
- a CDS encoding DUF2914 domain-containing protein codes for MENFDEKLIEPKTGRLARFAKSHWLTVVFLFGFVTDYLLLNRIDDKLDNFILLTYVVLATASLLLFYLGVAGRLGDWWTAKLRHYMPMLMQYSFGGLLSGMLIFYGRSGDFISSAPFFALIIGVIAVNELVKKQSERLVYNLAVYFVGVFSYFVLVVPVLVGEMSNLIFFGSGLLALLDVSLTIHTLSRIIPNFINLQKRLLVFTIASLYAVFNGFYFLNIIPPIPLSLTELNIYQSVDRSSLGDYRITKEKQSWFEYLPFVPDYFHPVAGQGATCFARVYAPTKLTTEIVHRWEYVDKNGDWQEHFSRSYKITGENKNGYRGYTTVTSVHDGKWRCIVENKRGQVLGKKTFVIDSTKSPQGLVTVVE; via the coding sequence ATGGAGAATTTTGATGAGAAATTAATTGAGCCAAAAACTGGCCGCCTTGCGCGTTTTGCAAAATCGCACTGGTTAACAGTGGTCTTTCTTTTTGGTTTTGTAACCGATTATCTACTTCTAAATCGGATTGATGATAAGTTGGATAATTTTATTCTACTAACTTATGTGGTGTTGGCCACGGCTTCACTCTTGCTTTTTTATCTTGGTGTAGCCGGGCGTCTTGGTGACTGGTGGACCGCAAAGCTTAGGCACTACATGCCGATGTTGATGCAATATTCCTTTGGTGGACTTTTGTCTGGTATGTTGATCTTCTACGGTCGAAGCGGTGACTTTATTTCCAGTGCTCCTTTCTTTGCTTTGATTATTGGAGTAATTGCTGTTAATGAGTTGGTAAAGAAACAATCAGAACGACTTGTTTATAATCTGGCTGTCTACTTTGTTGGAGTTTTTTCTTATTTTGTTTTGGTAGTGCCAGTCTTGGTTGGTGAGATGAGTAATTTAATCTTTTTTGGTAGTGGGTTGTTGGCTCTGTTGGATGTAAGTTTAACCATACACACTCTGTCAAGGATTATTCCAAATTTTATAAACCTTCAAAAAAGATTGTTGGTCTTCACTATTGCCAGTTTGTATGCGGTATTTAATGGATTTTATTTTTTAAACATCATTCCACCGATTCCGTTGTCGCTGACCGAACTTAATATTTATCAATCGGTAGATAGAAGCAGTCTGGGTGATTATCGCATCACCAAGGAGAAGCAGTCTTGGTTTGAGTATCTACCATTTGTGCCCGATTATTTTCATCCGGTTGCAGGGCAGGGGGCGACTTGTTTTGCTCGGGTCTATGCGCCGACAAAGTTGACAACTGAGATTGTACATCGTTGGGAATACGTAGATAAAAATGGAGACTGGCAGGAGCATTTTAGTCGGTCGTACAAAATAACCGGAGAGAATAAGAACGGCTATCGTGGCTATACAACCGTGACTTCGGTTCATGATGGCAAGTGGCGCTGTATAGTGGAGAATAAGCGGGGACAAGTGTTGGGTAAGAAAACTTTCGTGATTGATAGTACAAAGTCACCGCAAGGATTAGTGACAGTTGTAGAATGA
- a CDS encoding serine hydroxymethyltransferase, with protein sequence MNEYKFIKDQDEEVYRALEGEEERERKGVEMIPSENYASRAVREAAGSIFTNKYSEGYPGRRYYGGQEFTDIVETIAIERAKKLFNAKFANVQPLGGANANVAMYFALMEPGDTVLGMDLGHGGHLTHGHPTTTINKVFNFVRYKMKNVDTGEIDYDELREVALREKPKIILAGFSAYSRELDYAKFVDIAKEVGAYTVADMAHIAGLIAGGVAKNPFDVGFDVITTTTHKTLRGPRGGMILVREDEEIAKKINRSVFPGMQGGPHMHIIAAKAVAFGEALTPAFQEYSKQILKNAKAMELVFKSAGIRLLGGGTDNHLLLADVYDSLGVTGQEAETALDEVGITLNKNMIADESRTALDPSGIRFGTPAMTTRLMKEREATRLAEIMVEVLHAKDDKKKKVEFRQEVEEICEAFPVPERFV encoded by the coding sequence ATGAACGAATACAAATTTATCAAAGACCAAGACGAAGAAGTCTATCGTGCGCTAGAGGGTGAGGAGGAGCGAGAACGTAAGGGGGTAGAAATGATCCCAAGCGAAAATTATGCTTCACGAGCTGTGCGCGAAGCGGCTGGTTCTATTTTTACCAACAAATACTCAGAAGGGTACCCGGGACGTCGTTACTACGGCGGTCAGGAATTTACTGACATCGTCGAGACGATTGCCATTGAGCGAGCTAAAAAATTATTTAACGCCAAGTTTGCCAACGTACAACCTTTGGGCGGAGCTAATGCTAACGTAGCGATGTACTTTGCTCTAATGGAGCCGGGGGATACGGTTTTGGGTATGGATCTGGGTCACGGCGGACATCTTACCCACGGTCATCCAACTACTACCATTAATAAAGTCTTCAACTTCGTACGCTACAAGATGAAAAATGTCGATACCGGCGAGATTGATTATGACGAGCTTCGTGAAGTGGCGCTTAGAGAAAAACCGAAGATTATTTTGGCCGGTTTTTCCGCTTATAGTCGTGAGCTTGACTACGCTAAGTTTGTAGATATTGCTAAAGAAGTGGGTGCTTATACGGTGGCTGACATGGCGCACATTGCGGGACTAATCGCTGGTGGGGTAGCTAAAAATCCGTTTGATGTCGGCTTTGATGTTATTACCACTACTACGCACAAGACGCTGCGCGGGCCACGAGGCGGAATGATATTGGTGAGGGAAGATGAAGAAATTGCCAAGAAGATCAACCGGTCAGTCTTTCCAGGGATGCAAGGTGGGCCACATATGCACATCATAGCAGCCAAGGCGGTGGCTTTTGGTGAAGCTCTCACTCCCGCGTTTCAAGAATACAGTAAGCAGATCTTAAAAAATGCCAAGGCGATGGAGTTGGTGTTTAAGTCGGCTGGTATTAGGCTTTTGGGTGGTGGTACAGACAACCACTTGCTTCTGGCTGATGTTTACGACTCCCTTGGAGTGACCGGACAAGAAGCGGAGACAGCTCTTGATGAAGTGGGTATCACTTTAAATAAAAATATGATTGCAGATGAGTCCCGTACCGCTCTTGATCCGTCTGGTATTCGCTTTGGTACACCGGCTATGACCACGCGTCTTATGAAAGAAAGGGAAGCGACTAGACTGGCTGAGATAATGGTTGAAGTTTTGCATGCTAAAGATGATAAGAAGAAAAAGGTTGAATTCAGGCAAGAGGTGGAAGAAATATGTGAAGCCTTTCCGGTGCCAGAGCGGTTTGTTTAG
- a CDS encoding thymidylate synthase, translating into MSNKHPEYQYLDLMQELLEKGDRQEDLMTGDVTHSLFGRQLRFDLSEGLPLLTTKKVYWKGVLHELYWFMSGQTNIKYLVDNNVHIWDDYPFRIYNNKREKEGWPEMTKEEFIEKIATDDEYATKHGELPRIYGEMWRKWPTKDGRGIDQLQWVVDEIKKDPHAHNTLVNSWNPEYLYSMAKPSEASQFPICHNMYQVNIKNGRLCLQLYQRSADIFLGVPFNIASYSLLTMLLAKITGYEPGEFIHTFGDVHIYENHKEQAKEQMSREPMKFPTVILSDEMTSLDDFRPEHVTLNNYESHPPIKAQMAVVGGVDHKIEGD; encoded by the coding sequence ATGTCAAACAAACATCCAGAATACCAATACTTAGATTTAATGCAGGAGCTTTTAGAAAAAGGTGATCGGCAAGAAGATTTAATGACAGGAGATGTAACTCATAGTTTGTTTGGTCGGCAGCTGCGCTTCGACCTCAGCGAAGGTTTACCACTTTTGACCACTAAGAAAGTTTACTGGAAAGGAGTGTTGCATGAACTGTATTGGTTTATGTCTGGGCAGACCAATATAAAGTATTTGGTAGATAATAACGTGCATATTTGGGACGATTATCCTTTCCGTATCTACAACAACAAGCGTGAAAAAGAAGGTTGGCCGGAAATGACTAAAGAAGAATTTATTGAAAAGATTGCGACTGATGATGAGTATGCGACCAAGCATGGGGAGCTACCGCGCATATACGGTGAAATGTGGCGCAAATGGCCAACCAAAGACGGTCGAGGAATTGATCAATTGCAGTGGGTGGTAGACGAAATCAAGAAAGATCCACATGCTCACAATACCTTGGTAAATAGTTGGAATCCTGAATATTTGTATAGCATGGCTAAGCCAAGCGAGGCTAGTCAGTTTCCGATTTGTCACAATATGTATCAGGTGAATATAAAAAACGGTCGACTTTGTCTGCAGCTTTACCAGCGTTCAGCCGACATCTTCCTTGGAGTGCCTTTTAATATCGCTAGTTACTCACTTTTGACTATGCTTTTAGCGAAGATTACTGGTTATGAACCAGGGGAGTTTATTCATACTTTTGGTGATGTGCACATTTATGAAAATCACAAAGAACAGGCTAAAGAACAAATGTCTCGTGAGCCGATGAAATTCCCAACTGTTATCCTTAGTGATGAGATGACTTCTTTAGATGATTTCAGACCAGAACATGTGACACTAAATAATTATGAGTCACATCCTCCGATAAAAGCTCAAATGGCAGTGGTAGGGGGAGTAGATCATAAGATTGAGGGGGATTAA
- a CDS encoding HIT family protein: MYSHKSAEYKNPFQAIIDNGNFDSIHTNKEDIFYQDNDISAFISSKQWPNNPGNVIIIPNTDYENIYDIPDNLLAKIHIFSKKVAIAMKELYKCDGVSIRQHNEPAGNQEVWHYHLHVFPRYEGDDLYSLHKQSFSSDPVSRAEFATKLKDYFNNNN, encoded by the coding sequence ATGTACAGCCATAAATCCGCAGAATACAAAAATCCTTTTCAAGCTATTATAGATAACGGAAATTTTGATAGCATCCATACCAATAAGGAGGACATTTTTTATCAAGATAACGATATTTCAGCTTTTATTTCTTCTAAGCAATGGCCAAACAATCCTGGTAATGTAATTATTATTCCAAACACAGATTATGAGAATATTTACGATATACCAGATAATCTATTAGCTAAAATTCATATTTTTTCCAAAAAGGTAGCTATTGCTATGAAGGAACTTTATAAATGTGACGGTGTTAGTATTCGGCAGCATAACGAACCAGCTGGAAACCAAGAGGTGTGGCACTATCATCTACATGTCTTTCCAAGATATGAAGGAGATGATTTGTATTCACTACATAAACAAAGCTTTTCGTCAGACCCAGTTTCTAGAGCAGAGTTCGCTACTAAATTGAAGGATTACTTTAACAATAATAATTAA
- the dcd gene encoding dCTP deaminase has protein sequence MFLSDVDIMNGVKRGALIIEPFREEQLQLASYDVTLGNEFEVVDRHLVQASDPARKVYPSTRKFRIEDDDEFVLHPGENVLGKQREFIGVDNEHLILLSGKSSLARIGLVVHNTAMLFNPGHKFYPTFELVNASNIPIILRPGMQIAQLLFAKLSSPTSKSYEDVGRYDSENSNHFAEPKK, from the coding sequence ATGTTTTTGTCTGACGTCGACATCATGAATGGGGTAAAAAGGGGGGCGCTTATTATCGAGCCTTTTCGTGAAGAACAGTTGCAGCTCGCTAGCTACGATGTGACTTTAGGTAATGAGTTTGAAGTAGTCGATAGACATTTGGTACAAGCGTCTGATCCGGCCAGGAAGGTTTATCCTTCTACCCGTAAGTTTCGTATCGAGGATGATGATGAGTTTGTACTTCATCCGGGAGAGAATGTGCTAGGGAAGCAACGGGAGTTTATTGGGGTCGACAATGAGCACTTGATCTTGCTTTCCGGTAAAAGTAGCTTGGCACGGATTGGGCTGGTGGTGCACAACACCGCTATGCTTTTTAATCCGGGACACAAATTCTACCCGACCTTTGAGCTCGTGAATGCCAGCAATATTCCGATCATTCTTCGTCCGGGGATGCAGATCGCGCAGTTATTGTTTGCCAAGCTTTCCTCTCCAACTAGCAAGTCTTACGAAGATGTTGGGCGCTATGACAGCGAGAATTCAAACCACTTCGCAGAGCCGAAGAAGTAA
- a CDS encoding CYTH domain-containing protein — MANFEIEIKSLLGEKEQADNLVEKMRKLDPDLKVIGENKQLNHYFIGGDIHDLYDKVEHLFIDDQHDKFKMIAERGTDFSVRTRQKDDQVLLVVKAAVDGGSSSNTVSRLEFEETVALSLLELDALILSVGYEYEAKWSRERVEYAYKDINVCLDKNAGYGYLAEFETVTDDESGLDQVRANLEKLMAELEVEELSQDRLARMFAFYNENWTDYYGTDKTFVVK, encoded by the coding sequence ATGGCCAACTTTGAAATTGAAATTAAAAGTCTCTTGGGAGAAAAAGAGCAAGCTGATAATTTAGTCGAAAAAATGCGAAAGCTAGATCCGGATTTGAAGGTAATTGGCGAAAATAAACAGCTCAATCATTATTTTATCGGCGGGGACATTCATGACCTCTATGACAAAGTAGAGCATCTTTTTATTGATGATCAACACGATAAGTTCAAAATGATTGCCGAGCGGGGTACTGACTTTTCGGTTCGTACTAGACAAAAAGATGATCAGGTACTTTTGGTTGTGAAGGCTGCTGTTGACGGTGGTAGTAGTAGCAACACTGTCTCCAGGTTGGAATTTGAAGAAACGGTGGCTTTGTCGCTACTTGAACTCGATGCTCTGATTCTTTCGGTTGGCTATGAATATGAGGCCAAGTGGTCTAGGGAGCGGGTAGAGTATGCTTATAAAGATATCAATGTTTGTTTAGATAAAAACGCTGGTTATGGTTACTTGGCTGAATTTGAAACGGTCACCGACGATGAGTCTGGTCTTGATCAGGTACGAGCTAATCTGGAGAAATTGATGGCCGAATTAGAAGTAGAAGAATTATCGCAGGATCGTCTGGCGCGTATGTTTGCTTTTTATAATGAAAACTGGACGGATTATTACGGCACCGATAAGACTTTTGTTGTTAAATAA
- a CDS encoding dihydrofolate reductase produces the protein MKKPNVPVVIVAAMSRKNRVVGKENKLLWHVPEDLKHFKSLTLGHPVIMGRKTFESIVQILGKPLPGRTNIIVTRNSDYQHEGVKTATSLEKAFTIAQEENPTEIHIGGGEEIWRLSFPYVDRLHLTFFDDEPEGDAYFPDFTQDFVEIKKHPPQEYGELRYQWVDFKRKP, from the coding sequence ATGAAAAAACCAAACGTACCGGTAGTAATAGTAGCCGCCATGAGCCGAAAAAACCGAGTGGTTGGTAAGGAAAATAAGCTACTTTGGCACGTACCGGAAGATCTAAAACACTTTAAATCCCTTACCCTTGGTCACCCCGTTATTATGGGTCGCAAGACCTTTGAATCGATTGTTCAGATACTTGGTAAGCCTCTACCCGGTCGCACCAACATAATAGTCACCAGAAATTCTGACTATCAGCATGAAGGTGTAAAAACTGCGACATCTTTAGAAAAAGCTTTTACCATTGCCCAAGAAGAAAACCCGACCGAAATCCACATCGGTGGCGGTGAAGAAATTTGGCGACTATCTTTTCCTTACGTAGACCGACTTCACTTAACTTTTTTTGATGATGAACCGGAAGGCGACGCCTACTTCCCCGACTTTACCCAAGATTTTGTTGAAATAAAGAAACACCCTCCGCAAGAATACGGAGAGCTTAGATACCAGTGGGTAGATTTTAAGAGAAAACCTTAA